The Bombyx mori chromosome 8, ASM3026992v2 genomic sequence taagcacactgtacctACTTCATATTTTGGTAGGTAAGTTGTCTTTCATAATGTTACGTGTACTGTATTTGTGTGCAGATTCCGCCGTCCGCTAATGCGAGATCCTCATCAGGGGAGGCCTCGTAGTCATAAACACCAGAAGGATACAGATATCCAAACCATGGTCGAAGCTGTTGAACCGGTAAAGTTTATGTGCCTTAGATTAACGTTGCCGTGACACAGCGGTCGCATTGTGgcgaattatattataattgacggccatttttaatacgcttttattattagcttcagacgtatgtatgttagtatgtaatggaatctttgaacatgattttgacccccttcaaaacgacgGATTAACAcgaaatttggtatttttataaacattgaaattcaactaaaaaattaaaaataaataatagtttaaaaaaactaacaaaatacgcttttatagaaaatccgactaaaaaatttcaaataaattttaattaaaaatagtgtaagaaaaaatgattttattgtaaaaaaaccgtggggtgcatggtatcagtagttataaatattttatgaacagatatgagtagaagggttatgtTGATAATATCCTGATAAGCATATAATTATTAAAGCAAAAACCAATTACTAAGTAATTGTCTTAATGAGAAGTGAGAATGAAACATGGTTTGGCGGAGATATGGACGACATTAAAGTGGCaaaaatttacttaatttaaacaGAAAACAGTTACAATTTACTAAACCACGGCCAAATAGCATATTTGTCAACTTAAGAGAAATGGTTCGCTGACTTTCCACCATGCTCACAAAATAATTGAGCCTAGCCTAAATGTTAGTTTTCTGGAGCTACTgcagctttttttaaattgcttagatgggtggacgagctcacagcccacctggtgttaagtggctactggagtccatagacatctacgacgtaaatgcgccacccaccttgagatataagttctaaggtctcagtatagttacaacagctgccccaccctcaaaccgaaacgcattactgcttcacggcagaaataggcagggcagctTACTAAAGAACGCACCCATTTTACTTTCTGATGAACAGGCTACCTAGTAATAGAAAAACAATCGAATTCGAGAACCTCCTATATTTGAAATGGTTCATGTAATGTTTTAGTGTGCTTCAAGTCACATCAGTCGCGAGGCGAGTCCCCAGACAACTCCTCAGGGTAGAAGCAACGAGACAACGCCTAGACTGAAGGAGCGCACGTGTCGAAACCCAAGCAAAGATCAGCAGAGGTTCGTAATTGAGATGCTGATGTAATCAATTTCTTGTACAAATACTAAGTATTACTTCTTCTACTTCTATTTATAGAGCTACTGGCTCTGAACTTGTCATGTCTGGCTGTGGTCATCACTTTTAGACTCTTAAGACTCACCGTGTGTATATAGCACCACAGTCTtgaacccacgcttttttttttaaaggcgtGCAAAATGCCCCTTATTTTACGGAATAGAGTAAAAATTTGATGTAAAAATatcggcattttttttttcagaaaatctCAACCCTCTACTCCTCGTTCGAAGATTCTTCCACAAAGCCCTCAACTCAAGGACAACAGTGGAATCCGAAAAGCCGTTAATTCAAATTCCAAAACAGCCCGGAATTCTACACAAACGCAAGAGACTGCAAGcaatgaaattgaaaatattccGAGACTTAATTTGAAAAGTGGACGTGATTTAGATAAGGATGATGGAAATGATACAGCAGGGATTGATGACAAATCTCCTAAAGTGAAGACTGGAGAAGAGATTAGAAAAAACGGAGCTGGTGAAGATCTGATTTTGAAAGAGCAAAGAGCTAAAGGAGGAAATAAGGTAAGTCTGTAGTAGACTGTAGTAAGCCATGTTAGAAAGAGCTTGTAATGTTTGAGATAATTCAGAGATTGAGGTCAATTACATCTTAATACTATCTATCTGATAATACTTACTATCGAAAATTGTATGATACAGTTATTAATGGACAGCTAAGTTAGTGATAACCACAATGAGGTGAGCAAAGATTTACCTATCTATTTTTCCTTCCTATTCGTaaactcttgacagagtggtcgtggtcatgcatcagtcggatcctgcgataccgatgctctcgcgatgcgacgccgcGACCTATCTATTAgtgttaagtaaataaaatcagtaacaaaaataaaacatttattgtcgaacaaaaaaatatatttatttcaaaaactttATCGAAGCGTACAAAATGAATCTTAGCTTAGTAAAAAGtgaaacgaaaaacaaaaatttagcCCAAAGCTTATTAAGCATCACAGCGTGCTTTATTAatcacaaatatttaaattgttttcaatttcTTATTCTAAAATTTTATGTCTTTGACATTAAAACAGTACAATTTTGTACTGgaacttataattaattgtttgtaatattttttcttttgataCACTATAATACGTTTATGGATTTTAACGGATTGCTTTAAGAAAGTAAAGATTAGACACATCATTTACATAATTGTAAGTGAAACGCACTAGCGTCTCCACTGAACCCTGTTTATTTGGTGTCAATTCGCACAaacctttttttcttcttcattatCTTGGATTTTAAGGACAAACCTTATTTCTAATTATCTGTAGTGCGAATTATTAATATGCTTTGAAATTCCTCTATGcagaaatgtaataataatgtaacacTAAAAGTTTATTTACACACGAAATATTATTGCGCGTGAGTAATTTATCTTTGGTGCATTCTTTTTTTCGTTTGTTTATTGAACGACATAAATTCCAGAGAAAATCATCATaattaaagatatttaaaagTTTTCTATGAACTaagacataataaaataatgtagataaaatatattaatcacATCTTTAAAATTGAAAGTGACACAAAAGTTTTGCTTCGGCGTACCCTGATAACTGTCGCTAACAACTGTGAGGATGTCGATAAAATGGGGAATGAGCGTTATAGGTAGACCGATTAGCTGATTTTATAACTTGTAAATAATCATGTgacaatgaaattaattaaaaaaatctgacaTATTCCTTTTAGTTACCTAGTCTTACctaaactcttttttttatattttttttaatgttgatgTGCAATTAGTGTGAAACATTACAAATAATCTTCATGTTGTCACTAGCGCAGTTCTATGTTTTACGGTAGCCCTGTCAGAtttcatgatatttttattaattccaaCATTAATTCACTATACATTTGAATAGTTACAATTTATGTCACATCAATTCTAAAAGTGTTACTATACATCTCGATGggggattttatttatatatttgtgatGAATTAAGCGCATTTACCGCAGAGTGGCTGGTTTTCCATCACGGAGAATGTCGAATCGGTCACTGGATTCCTGCACTTCTGTAATTTGTGAACgtttataatgttaatttaattcataaatttaaGAGGTTAAGTGTTAGTTTTCGTAAATAGCTTTTGTTAggctttcaaattttaatttttgggGAGATGCAGCCATTAGTTTCTCCAACTCTCCACAGATGTGATCTTCCACCGTACGATTTTCCTTAGTTAAAATTTGATAAGACACAACAGTATCTTGAAATATCAGGTACGAAGAAGCTTCAATTGCATTTACTTATGGGAATAACGTCATATGTTTTCTTCTTTAATTTGGAACGCGTGACGGTTCGTGACTAGAAAAAGCCAGGAATATACGTATAAAGGTGGAATCAAGATAGGAATTAGTGGCGAATACGGCGGGAAAATAACGCGAAGTCCTGCAACTGAATGGATAACGGGAGAGAAGTCGCTAAAAGAGACTTTCATATCTACTAAATAACAATCAGAGAAATTGTTATAATTTAGGATTCTTTCCTAATGTAAGAAAGTATTAAAGACAGAGGAGAATACTTTCACATAAGACCTTTGAATAAGGAGTACTGAACTTATAAAGAGAAATTTTTTGAGAGAGAAAAATTTGCTTAAAATGCAGATTCTACTATATGTAACGCATTTCATATCTAAATGTTATCTAAAATAGCAAAAATCGTGTGGACTTTCAAAACCCTTGTGTGTGTTAGAAAATAGCGTATTAttggaattatttaaaaaaaatgtttcctgtctaccaccaaaaaaaaaattcggcgCATTTCTTGATTTTAGTGCGTTGCTGAtttcaatgaaaaatataatctgcgttttattaaactatggttatttttcattaaattgcGTATCATTGAGTTATGGGATGTGTACTATACAGAGACAGCAGCGTggctttaaattttaaagtaattttactGCCAATAGTATGCATAAAATACTGATCAATACATCAGCTTTCAATTTGCAGGGTAATGATTCATCAAACCACCATAACTTGAGACAAGAGTCCGATATCTCCCACTGTTTAACGGCTGGCATATGTTACTACCGCAACTACCCTCTTACCCGTAGTTATGCCGTATCCATAAAATGTTTACATTCGTTTATCATGCCGCGCCCACATACTCTATTTCTCCAAGATCATCTATTTTCCCACCTGATTCTCTAAATCCAACAAACCCTCAAGGAGACCTTGAACTCATCATAAGTCATCCAATATCACCACGCTGCCAAGATTTTGTCCAGAacgtattattatttagtacatCAAAACATAACTCATTGTTTTTATGTCTTTATTTTGGCAAGAGCGCAAAGTTCTATGTTATTGCTGAAGCTTTGGCTGTTTTAATGATGCCATTCGCATTTATTATCTGACACCGGTATGCTGTTTCGGAATTGCATTATGCCTCTACTCACTTTCTCTCAACGATCCGAATGTTGCTTCTATCCGCCTATCGAAAGATTGTTCATAAAGTATTTGAATAAATTCAGTTTGATGCAAAATTGACTATTTCTAAATTTCGAATTGGGGTttgttccttttgtttgtcaCAATTACATAGCTATAGGAAGGCTGTGATGTTGCTTTACCATAAAACATGGTACTTTTAATTTTTGCAGTATCTATTAGCTTCTTAACTAGCGAATTAACTTCTTTGGCTTCAAATGCTGCCCATTACGGATTGGATTCACTCAAGAGCTCTATGCGATCTCTAACTACTTCAggattatgtatatttatccGAAGTATGTCCGGCGTTTATAAAAGAACCCATCAATCTTACGGCAAACAAAATGTCTACCAAGTATCATTATTTCATCTGGTCAAGCATTAGACAACTGACCCCGGCAATACAATTTACCTAGCTTTGGCTATAAGGTCGTTTAGAGCGACCAAGTTCAGGGAACATTATATTTGCTCATAAAAGGGCTTTCACTTTTACCGTTATCGTTGTAAGGAACAAACCCCTGTAATATATACACGTTAGAATGCGTCGTTACCATGCACGTGAAGCAATCGCGGTGCCACTTAGCGTCAAGCGCGATGATGGCTTTATCGACGATTGGATTTCCGCACCCCTTGCAGCGAGTGGCGAACTTGTCTGCATAGCAATCGGAGCAATAGGGACGGCCAGCCTGGAAATTAACAATAGATTTATGGATAGATGAATAGATGATAAAGGAGTCTCTGGTATGACCAGCATAAGGGTAGAGGTCTATTTCAATTTGGTTCCTTCTACCGCAACCCCAAACGTTCAATTTAATGGTTTCCTTATTTGGgaattttaaatatcaattataTTTCTTGGTTTTAATCTAACTTCTTATCGCACCTTAGTAACGATTCCAAATTTTTCTAGTCAGGGTAAGTTTATCCCGAAAATTATTATATCAAAGCATTAATGGATCCTATTTTAGAATTAGAAATTAAACTTGGCTATAACTGCTTAGTATTCGTTGTATCAAACACACAACAGCGTCTATTGTTCAAAACCCCATACCAATAATTTGTCTATAATGGATGTCCAAGCATCGCTTCGGGATTCGCTTATGCAAGATCGGCGATAAGTATCATAATACCAAGGAACATATTAGGTATACCTGTTCCATGAACCCTCCACCGCCAAGCTCCTTCTTGCATCCACCGCAGACGAAGTGGTGAGCGTGCCACGATACGCCAAGAGCTTGGATCACACGCTGAAATTTAAAATCCGAAATTATTTCCACGAAAAGTAGTTTAGGATTATGAGTGGTCATGGAAACAACCTTTATTTCTCCTATATACTACTGCTATCAATCGGTATATGAGTATATCAACCAGTTTTTTGTCTACAGCAtccattcataataatatatttataccctaaaccatttccatacatatcCAGCCATTATAAtacatgtatattataataaatttaactaCAAAATGGAATACAAAAGATTCTATCGACCTTGTCTAGTTGAGTAAGGACAAAcagaaaaagctttttattggtGGGCAGACAATCTTACGTCACATCTggatcggagcccatagacatgaacaacgtgaatgccaccacccatcttgggaGATAAGGTCAAACTCTCAATTGTAATTTACTATGGTTGTCCCCTCCTTCAAACCGATGATCCATTCAACAGCTTCCTCACAGCATAGGTAAGTTAATAAAACCTCCCCCGTAACAACACGCCTAAAACCCAATAAAGTTCTAAATCACTTTACGTAATTATCATATTAGCGTTATAAGCTGCTATTTCTCTGTCAACATTTCATGCTTACTAATAATATGCCAATTATCGACTTGCGGTCTCGCGTCGTGTGTTTTCTATAACTGTATTATGATGTCATTTTTGTAGACAATAGAAACGTATTGTTGGATCTAAAATACAAACTACAGACATGTATGTATTTATCGTTATGTAAGGTACGCTATTGTAAACACGATTTACGACTGTGAAAGATATATTAATGATGTTTTCGATGGATTTCATGaaacgaagtcgtcgtggcctaaaggataagacgtccggtgcattcgtatcgaacgatgcactggtgttcgaatctcgctggcgggtaccaatttttctaatgaaatacgtactcaacaaatgttcacgattgacttccacggtgaaggaataacatcgtgcaataaaaatcaaacccgcaaaattataatttgcgtaattactggtggtaggacctcttgtgagtccgcacgggtaggtaccaccgccccgcctatttctgccgtgaagcagtaatgcgtttcggtttgaagggtggggcagccgttgtgactatactgagaccttagaactatatttcaaggtgtgtggcgcatttacgttgtagatgtctatgggctccagtaaccacttaacaccaggtgggctgtgagctcgtccacacatctaagcaataaaaaaaaataaaaaaaaacgaagattTTTGAGTATTTGAATgtgattttatgatttattaagTAACCGGCATGAATATGATAAAGATTTGACGTAGAGTCCTTAATGCATCGACGAATCTTCGTAGATAAGCACTCCTCAGCGCATAGCATGTTTCAATCTTTGCAATTGgcgaaatatacatatttatagtaACTTCATTTGAAACGTTGTCTTTTCGGTAAAAAGAAACTGGTGGGAACAGAGCGGTGATATTACTCATGGTTCAAAACAAGCCGCGTGAGGATATTAGTCACTGGTAGGAGGGTACGTAGGGAAAACCCTACCTACCACCGTCCTGATTAATTTGGGTATTTCTAAAATGGCAGTCATTTTGGTGCAACATAATCTTCGTCGTCACTTGTCGACGTCAGCTTCGGTATTAAAGTTCTGGTAACGCCTGACTTCGGTTGGACATACCCTCCGATTGTTGACGgtgttaaaaaaacaatatgtactTCGTTTGTAAAGCATCCATCACGTATGTATCCCTCTTGATCGgatctagttttattttcaacgaATGCCCTTGTGATCCTACCTAATTATACACTTGATGGATCTTTACGTCCCATTTACGGTAAGCGGAAGATGCATGAGTCACATTTAACTCTCATAAGACCTTGGATGGTTCCGATGTGATGTCAATTGGTCGTGtgcttgttttgtttttgaactCCCATGTGTTTTACAAGTTATCATAATACAGTTTCAAAAATCTTAATTcaaatatatgagtcgtctattatcaaaggtggcaatctgtgcatttggacaaaaaaatgttattgatatgccaatacagattgatttgaatataatcgtctccttcaaagaatacggttcaaaacctgcattaaataaaggttaatacataacctgttatttatctaagatgtcgttcagaagagttttgtgactgccaatggaatacaaagtcaataattcgtttttctgatttaccaataattgtccaaaagtcacattgccggctttgataatagtcgactcaatatgtaattatgaaataattagGAAGCCAAACGGACGCATGGTCGTTttaaaggtgtttttttttttttaattactctaAACTTTATaatgtactagcgacccgccctcgcttcgcttcggaaacattaaattttattattgatagctgagtctcgCAATGTTACCCGCGATTATTGTCGTACtgcaggtgacgccgcggggcgaagctagtctaaaaaaagtagcctaagtttctccttatatcatcagctaacctatcagtgaaagtctcgtcaaaatcggtccagccattccagagatcagccggaacaaacagacagacagacagatgttattttggtgtatgtaccgtatatatattcatatgcatgtattaaaaagcggttatttcaatattacaaacagactcttcaattttatttatatgtatagatgacgGAATATAATGGAaatgtgtattttaaatatttaatacagcATTAGTTAGATacgcgatttaaaaaaaaagcataggaAAACTAATTTGCTTTCATTAACGATAAAGAATTCTTGGTACGTAATATCTATATACCTACCATCAACAGGAAATTaccttcaaaaataataatgttttgaaaGCGTTTTCAAAGAAAATTGATTAAAGTATTATAAGTCAGATTTGACTTATCCAGCTGATAATGTTTGTCCTTGAGAAGAGgaaataaacaaacaacaaacaaataaagGCATTAATGTTAAATGTAGATAATAGTATAAGACTATGTGAAGGTTTATAGGAAAATATATTGCTTGTTGTAGTCCTGCTCTCAAAGTTCGCTCACAGTCGAGGTTTATGAGCGTAAGACTGGCCTTGATGAGTGGTCGCTCCTTTTCACGATCAGTGTGCTTTATGCgaaagcgcccctagcggcaaacgtaggcaaacgttccaactccatacaaatttgagttaacttttacgctatcgagaacgttaaaacactcgcactaagcacacagtactaCAGTGAATCCCGGTAGTAATTACAGTGTCAAGTTGATCAGACACTTGATCAGTCCATTTATCGGACTCCGCTTCTGGATATTTTTCCCCCGTTTCATCAcgcaatgtttgcccgatgtgggattcgaacccaaAACTTTCGGTGAAAGATTCAGGAGCGCTCACTATTGCATCACCGAGTCGGTCTTATATTAGAATATAGAAATACCATACGTTGTTAGTCGCAAgcttatatttaaaactagcgacccgccctcgcttcgcttcggaaacattaaattttattattgtaaactgagtcccgcgatgctacccgcggttattgtcgaaaggcgggtgacgccgcgggtcgaagctagtctaaaaaaaagtagcctaagttaatccttatatcatcagctacctatcagtgaaagtctcgtcaaaatttgtttatattgctgaggacctttaattggctttttgtttctattatttgttatattattatactatgttagttggctgttggttctctttgtcttaaataaataaatgaaatcggtccagccgttccagagattagccggaacaaacagatagacagatttggtgtatgtaccgtacatattatattcatatgcatgtagtaaaaagcggttatttcaatattacaaacagacactccaattttatttatatgtatagatgttagCAAATCTAGCCTATACTTGGGATT encodes the following:
- the LOC101747029 gene encoding transforming growth factor beta-1-induced transcript 1 protein isoform X1, giving the protein MSTKVEAPAVCNSCDKVIQGRIVTALNKKWHPEHFVCNTCRKPIDGAKFHQHNNGVHCVPCFTKHHSPRCHGCGDPITDRVIQALGVSWHAHHFVCGGCKKELGGGGFMEQAGRPYCSDCYADKFATRCKGCGNPIVDKAIIALDAKWHRDCFTCMVTTHSNVYILQGFVPYNDNGKSESPFMSKYNVP
- the LOC101747029 gene encoding transforming growth factor beta-1-induced transcript 1 protein isoform X2, which translates into the protein MSTKVEAPAVCNSCDKVIQGRIVTALNKKWHPEHFVCNTCRKPIDGAKFHQHNNGVHCVPCFTKHHSPRCHGCGDPITDRVIQALGVSWHAHHFVCGGCKKELGGGGFMEQAGRPYCSDCYADKFATRCKGCGNPIVDKAIIALDAKWHRDCFTCMKCRNPVTDSTFSVMENQPLCGKCA
- the LOC101747029 gene encoding transforming growth factor beta-1-induced transcript 1 protein isoform X3 — protein: MSTKVEAPAVCNSCDKVIQGRIVTALNKKWHPEHFVCNTCRKPIDGAKFHQHNNGVHCVPCFTKHHSPRCHGCGDPITDRVIQALGVSWHAHHFVCGGCKKELGGGGFMEQAGRPYCSDCYADKFATRCKGCGNPIVDKAIIALDAKWHRDCFTCMADRSNIRIVERKSAGIQ